A genomic segment from Bacillus cereus G9842 encodes:
- a CDS encoding ABC transporter substrate-binding protein, with the protein MKKLIAIFCIMLLAVFTFAACSNKKEGTKEQTQNIRVGEVTHSLFYAPLYVGIEKGFFKDEGLDIDLQTTAGGDKTMTALLSGGIDIALVGSETSIYVHQQGAKDPIINFAQLTQTDGTFLVSRKKLDSFNWNDVKGVTFLGQRKGGMPQMVGEYVLKKNGIDPHKDTNLIQNIEFANIANAFASGTGEFVQLFEPTASILEKEGKGYIVASFGNESGTVPYTTFMAKESFLKKDKAAAEKFTRALYKAQQWVDTHSPEEIADAVSPLFKDTSKDITIQVIERYKKQHSYATNPLLDAEEWKQLQTIMKDAGELQKEVPHEALVNTKIAESVIKK; encoded by the coding sequence GTGAAAAAATTAATCGCGATTTTTTGCATCATGTTACTAGCTGTTTTTACTTTTGCTGCTTGTAGTAATAAAAAAGAAGGTACGAAAGAACAAACTCAAAACATTCGTGTCGGCGAAGTTACCCATTCTCTCTTCTACGCCCCGTTATATGTCGGGATTGAAAAAGGATTTTTTAAAGATGAAGGACTAGATATTGACCTACAAACAACAGCCGGTGGCGATAAAACGATGACCGCCCTATTATCTGGCGGAATTGATATTGCTCTCGTCGGTTCTGAAACTTCTATTTACGTTCATCAACAAGGAGCGAAAGACCCTATCATTAACTTTGCACAGCTTACACAAACAGATGGGACATTTTTAGTTTCACGTAAAAAACTAGACTCTTTTAATTGGAATGACGTAAAAGGTGTTACATTTTTAGGACAGCGTAAAGGCGGCATGCCGCAAATGGTTGGGGAATACGTTTTAAAGAAAAATGGCATTGATCCTCATAAAGATACAAACTTAATTCAAAATATTGAGTTTGCTAATATTGCAAATGCCTTTGCATCTGGTACTGGAGAGTTTGTGCAGCTCTTTGAACCGACTGCAAGTATACTTGAGAAAGAAGGTAAAGGTTATATCGTCGCTTCATTCGGAAATGAATCTGGTACTGTTCCTTATACAACGTTCATGGCAAAAGAAAGTTTCTTAAAGAAAGATAAAGCTGCTGCTGAAAAGTTCACACGTGCGCTCTATAAAGCACAGCAATGGGTTGATACACATAGCCCAGAAGAGATTGCTGATGCTGTTTCTCCGCTATTTAAAGACACTTCAAAAGACATAACAATACAAGTAATTGAACGGTATAAAAAACAGCATTCTTATGCGACAAATCCACTACTAGATGCGGAAGAATGGAAACAGCTCCAAACTATTATGAAAGACGCTGGCGAATTACAAAAAGAAGTTCCACATGAAGCGCTCGTCAATACAAAAATTGCCGAAAGCGTTATTAAGAAATAG
- a CDS encoding ABC transporter ATP-binding protein — translation MSFLQIRNVSHCFFAKENAKLILEDMSLQVEEGEFISILGPSGCGKTTLLSIIAGLLDPIDGIVFLDGEPITTKTSSMGYMLQQDYLFPWKTIEENIMLGLHIRKIYDEQMKEHTLNLLKQVGLHGVEGQYPRELSGGMRQRAALVRTLATDPKILLLDEPFSALDYQTKLKLEELVFNLLNKYKKTSLLVTHDIEEAIAMSDRIYLLQANPGKIAKTFIVPESIRSLSPLEARHHYDFPALFQDIWKELERLG, via the coding sequence ATGAGTTTTTTACAAATACGTAACGTTTCTCACTGCTTTTTTGCAAAAGAGAATGCCAAACTTATTCTCGAAGATATGAGCTTACAAGTGGAAGAAGGCGAATTTATTTCTATACTCGGTCCAAGTGGTTGTGGTAAAACAACACTCCTCTCAATCATTGCTGGGCTACTTGATCCAATTGACGGTATCGTCTTTTTAGATGGTGAACCGATTACAACGAAAACTTCATCTATGGGATATATGTTGCAACAAGATTACTTATTCCCTTGGAAAACGATTGAAGAAAATATTATGCTTGGACTTCATATTCGAAAGATTTATGATGAACAGATGAAAGAACATACTTTAAATCTTTTAAAACAAGTCGGTCTACATGGGGTAGAAGGACAATATCCTCGTGAACTATCCGGCGGTATGCGTCAACGTGCCGCTCTCGTTCGAACATTAGCGACTGATCCAAAAATTTTATTACTAGATGAACCATTCTCCGCACTCGATTATCAAACGAAATTAAAACTAGAAGAACTCGTTTTCAACTTGCTAAATAAATATAAGAAAACATCACTACTTGTTACTCACGATATTGAAGAAGCGATCGCGATGAGTGATCGTATTTATTTACTGCAAGCGAATCCTGGAAAAATCGCAAAAACCTTTATCGTCCCGGAAAGTATCCGTTCTTTATCACCGTTAGAAGCACGCCATCACTACGATTTCCCAGCCCTCTTTCAAGATATATGGAAGGAGCTGGAACGACTTGGATAA